From the genome of Pelosinus fermentans DSM 17108:
CCTAAGGAAAGCAAAACAATCTGATAGTTTGCCACAGGCAGAAATATTATCTTCTACCCAACCTAATTTAGTATCCAAAAACTTTTGATAGTACTCGACAGCTTTTTCATATATGTGGTGGTCTACTAATTCATTCGCATAATAAAAGAGATCTCTGGGAGAGAAGACTTCGCCATCTGCAATACGCTTTTCATAGATTTTTAGATTGCGGTCAGCGGTATCGCATCTTTCTTTTTTATGGGTAACAGTAACATCACTGTCTATGATTTTACCATTTACAGCCAGATATTCATGTACAGCTCCAATCCATTGGAACTGTCTTGCTCGTTTGACTAATCTATTTCTACGTAGACTTGAAACAATATTGCCATTAGCATCTGATGCCAGATTATAATTCATCGTTACAGAATCGACGGTAGAGTCAAGGTCTTGCTTTAAAAGCAGCAGTTTTTGTAAATCATTTTCAAGTAAAACATCATCAGCGTCTAGCCACATTATATAATCTTGTGTTGCATGACTAAAAGCGAAGTTACGGGCTGCTCCAAAGTCGTCGATCCATGTAAAATCATAAATTTTTTCAGTGTATCTTGCTGCGATTTCTTTCGTTTTATCTGTAGAGCCTGTATCCACTATAGTGATTTCATCCATGGCATTTTTGACAGATTCAAGGCAACGGCCTAATGTGTTTTCTTCATTCTTTACGATAAGACATAAACTTATTGTAATCAAATTCATCACCTACTTATATTTATAAGCTTTATTGATGGTTCAGAGTAGTGGCATTTTTATCAGGTTAGCATTTGTAAGATCATATTATAGTAAGTTTTATAGCAGAGAAATTAATAGGATTGAAAGTTTACCCCCTCTCAAAATAACTTAGGACCATAGTATAATATGTAAATGGTGATGATAATGTGTCATAAGTATAAGAACAAGAAGAAATTCTATAATATAAATGAGTTCTATGAATGGGAACAGGTTAGTGGGGGAGTTATTCTTTTTTAGTATGATCGAGAATGTATGTTTCCCAAAGTTACTATGTAGTTAAATAGAATATTGGCCGAGACTCCTAAAGTCTCGGCCAATATTCTATTTGTTGCTATTCTTTTTTGTTATGATTTTATGATCATGGTTATTGTGAGCTTATAGTTAATTAAAATAGGAACTGCCATATATATTATCCAAAGAGAACAGCATTAAGAGCCCTGGTAAGTGCTGTAGCACTCACGATATTGTGCCAGTAACCGTAATACGAATTTCGTAAGTGTGGGTTCCAGTAGCAGGGGTATCAATCCAAGCCACGTTAGGGGCCTGTGGCACCGGTAGCTCCCGTTGGACCGGTAGCTCCAGTAGCACCAGCATCACCAGTAGCTCCAGTAGCCCCAGTAGCACCAGCATCACCAGTAGCTCCAGTAGCCCCAGTAGCACCAGCATCACCAGTAGCCCCAGTATCACCAGTAGCTCCAGTAGGACCAGTATCACCAGTAGCTCCAGTAGGACCAGTATCACCAGTAGCGCCAGTAGCACCAGCATCACCAGTAGCACCAGCATCACCAGTAGGACCAGTATCACCAGTAGCGCCAGTATCACCAGTAGCTCCAGTAGCACCAGTAGCACCAGCATCACCAGTAGCGCCAGTATCACCAGTAGCTCCAGTAGCACCAGCATCACCAGTAGCACCAGCATCACCAGTAGGACCAGTATCACCAGTAGCACCAGTAGGACCAGTATCACCAGTAGCGCCAGTAGCTCCAGCATCACCAGTAGCTCCAGCATCACCAGTAGCTCCAGTAGCACCAGCATCACCAGTAGCACCAGCATCACCAGTAGCCCCAGTAGGACCAGTATCACCAGTAGCACCAGTAGGACCAGTATCACCAGTAGGACCAGTATCACCAGTAGCACCAGTAGGACCAGTATCACCAGTAGCTCCAGTAACACCAGCATCACCAGTAGGACCAGTATCACCAGTAGCTCCAGTAGCTCCAGTAGGACCAGTATCACCAGTAGCTCCAGTAGGACCAGTATCACCAGTAGCTCCAGCATCACCAGTAGCTCCAGTAGGACCAGTATCACCAGTAGGACCAGTATCACCAGTAGCTCCAGTAGCTCCAGTAGCACCAGCATCACCAGTAGCTCCAGTAGCACCAGCATCACCAGTAGGACCAGTATCACCAGTAGCTCCAGTAGCTCCAGCATCACCAGTAGCTCCAGTTACCCCAGCATCACCAGTAGCTCCAGTTACCCCAGCATCACCAGTAGCGCCAGTAGCTCCGGTAGCTCCAGCATCACCAGTAGGACCAGTATCACCAGTAGCTCCAGTAGTACCAGCATCACCAGTAGGACCAGTAGGACCAGTATCACCAGTAGCACCAGTAGGACCAGTATCACCAGTAGCTCCAGTAGCACCAGCATCACCAGTAGGACCAGTATCACCAGTAGCTCCAGTAGCTCCAGTAGCTCCAGTAGCTCCAGTAGCACCAGCATCACCAGTAGGACCAGTAGCTCCAGTAGCTCCAGTAGGACCAGCATCACCAGTAGCTCCAGTAGGACCAGTATCACCAGTAGCACCAGTAGGACCAGTATCACCAGTAGCTCCAGTAGCACCAGCATCACCAGTAGGACCAGTATCACCAGTAGCTCCAGTAGCTCCAGTAGCACCAGCATCACCAGTAGCTCCAGTAGCTCCAGTAGCACCAGCATCACCAGTAGGACCAGTAGCTCCAGTAGCTCCAGTAGGACCAGCATCACCAGTAGCTCCAGTAGCACCAGTAGAACCAGCTCCAGTAGGACCAGTAGCTCCAGCATCACCAGTAGGACCAGTAGCGCCAGTCGATCCAGTAGCACTAGCAGTACCGGTAGCGCCAGTAGCACCAGTAGCACCAGGAGCGCCAGGAGCGCCAGGAGCGCCAGGAGCACCAGGAGCACCAGGAGCACCGGTAGCGCCAGTAGGACCAGTAACGCCAACTTCTTCTGGCACCTCAGCGATCACTAGAGTTGCTTTAATTGGGACTAATGGAGAAAATGTTACACTATTAGGTGTTCGATTCACTAAACCTAGTCCGATTGGTGCAACATCAACTTGTATAAGTGCAGATCCAGCGACCGGCCCCATTGTTAGGGGTGAACTTACTAGCACTTCATCAGCTTGTGTTGTTACGATTGAAAAAGTTATACCACTTGAACCGGGAGATGATTCAGTTGCTACCGACCAATTGACAAGATATCTTCCGGTTTTGATTAGGATGACGACTCCTGTTAACGGGTTATAAAGTACGGGCCCAAAACTGCTAAGAACGGTTTCAAATAGAACAATATCATTTGGATTGATTGTACCGGGCAACAGTCGTCTAAGTTGAAGACCTATTGTATCCAACCTGATTCCTCCTCGCTTTCACTAAATTTAATTAAGCTTCAATGGAGCTAAAAGACTGAGTTTTAAGTTTTTCAGCAAAAAAACTAGCTACCATATGCGCTTCTTTAGTAATACTCTGTGCTGGATTAGCAGCGTCCAAGGGATATACATTAAAGTGAACCCCTTTTTTAGAAAGAGTATTTATGAAATATAATATGTAAATAGTGATAGTAATGTGTCTTATAACAAAAAATTGATGTTATTTTAAATCAGGATTTTGTTTTTCTTTTTACAGAATGGTTGTAATTTTCGTTAGGTGGTATTGCTATTTTCTCATTTTTTTTGACAAAAATAAAAAAAAAGTACTATAAATAATAGGCTTTGCTCCTTGACCGAATGGCCATAAGAATCTTCTTTATAATGTGTGAGCCTTGATTTACGACCTACGGCACAGAGAGCTACTTGTGGGCATTTGTTTTGCGTGGACGTAGCTTAAGCAAATATGAATAAGTGAGGATGATTAGATAGAATATTTTGTTAGATGGTGCAGTCAGCAAAAATCATCGGATTTATGCAGCGAATTTTAGATTTTTTTGCTATGCTAAAAGTGAAAATGGCTGTGGTTTGCTTGCAATACTATGACAGCCTTGGTCTTGAAATGGCAAAGAAACAATATCCGTTTACGTTTTAGTAACGATTATTTTAAGAGGAATGAAGCCTGTGGTTCATTCCTCTATTGTGTTTTTATTCAAAAAAATTCCTTGCTGTAGGGGGCTGATGATACTATTTTAACTACTTATTAATGCAATCCGAATAGAAGCATTGACGTTAGTTTGTGTTCCTCCTGCTAACGTTTGCAAGGTAACTGCAGCAGCACTAGTATGATTTCTAACAGTTAATACATCACCAGCAGCAGCGGTGATAATTAACGTACCTGGATTAGGTTGCGTACCAGCCCCAGAGCCATAGGTACTGCCGGCAACAGGAGCGCCGTTTTGGAAGAGGGTGAACTGGTTTGGCTCTACACCTGCAACTATGAATGAGATTTCATAATCACCAGCACTACCAAGTACAATAGAAGTTGTTCCTGGTGCATGGGTAATGGCGCCTACAATAACACCGTTATCGCTAAATGTTATATCTGCTTCTAGTGCAACAACTTGAGCAGCTAAATTATAGACGTAGGCGTATTCCGATAAGCCAAGAAGTCCGGTCGCGCCAGTAGCACCCGTAGCTCCCGTTGTGCCAGTAGCGCCAGTAGCTCCAGCATCGCCAGCAGCACCAGTAGCTCCAGCATCGCCAGTAGCTCCAGTAGCGCCAGTAGCGCCTGCAGCACCAGCATCGCCAGTAGCTCCAGTAGGACCGGTAGCTCCAGTAGCGCCAGCAGCGCCAGTAGCGCCAGTAGCGCCAGTAGCTCCAGCATCGCCAGTAGCGCCAGTAGCTCCAGCATCGCCAGTAGCTCCAGTAGCGCCAGTAGCGCCTGCAGCACCAGCATCGCCAGTAGCTCCAGTAGGGCCGGTAGCTCCAGTAGCGCCAGCAGCACCAGTAGGGCCGGTAGCGCCAGTAGTTCCAGTAGCGCCAGTAGCTCCAGCATCGCCAGTAGCTCCAAGAGCTCCAGTAGCTCCAGTAGCTCCAGTAGCTCCAGTAGCTCCAGTAGCGCCAGTAGCTCCAGTAGCTCCAGTAGCTCCAGTAGCGCCAGTAGCACCAGAATCGCCAGTAGCTCCAGTAGCGCCAGTAGCTCCAGCATCGCCAGTAGCTCCAAGAGCTCCAGTAGCGCCAGTAGCTCCAGTAGCTCCAGTAGCGCCAGTAGCACCAGCATCGCCAGTAGCTCCAGTAGCGCCGGTAGCTCCAGCATCGCCAGTAGCTCCAGTAGCTCCAGTAGCGCCGGTAGCTCCAGTAGCGCCGCCAGCAGCACCAGTAGGGCCAGCAGCACCAGTAGGGCCGGTAGCTCCAGTAGGGCCGATAGCACCAGTAGGGCCGATAGCACCAGTAGGGCCGATAGCACCAGTAGGGCCGATAGCACCAGTAGGGCCGATAGCACCAGTAGGGCCGGTAGCTCCAGTAGGGCCGATAGCACCAGTAGGGCCGATAGCACCAGTAGGGCCGATAGCACCAGTAGGGCCGGTAGCTCCAGTAGGGCCGATAGCTCCAGTAGGGCCGGTAGCTCCAGTGGGGCCGATAGCACCAGTAGGGCCGGTAGCTCCAGTGGGGCCAGTAGCTCCAGTGGGGCCAGTAGGCTTAGTAGTATCGATACAACAGCAGTTTGCTGGAGATGTGCATAGTGGGAACTTAGGAACTATAGGTGAGAATCTAGTCATTGATGTATCGTCAAAGGACATAATAAGATTGACCTCCTTTAGTAAAATATTAACTCTTATTATACTATTTAAATAGTGATAACATTGTGTCGTCATTATGTAAGCATAACAACAAAAGATTAGCTCCTATTTAAAATTGGATATATATCCATCAGAGGACTTTACAACAGGATTCAAATTTCTTAGTATTTATAATAGGCCTAACTTCAAGAAGTAGTGCTGTGATTTGTCAAAAGTTTTTTTGACAAAAATAAAAAAGAAAAGTACAATAAATAATAGGCTTTGTTCGTTGATCGAATGGCCATAAGACTCTTCTTTATAATGTGTGAGCCTGATTTACGACCCACGGCATAAGATAGCTGCTTGTGGGCCATTTGTTTTGCGTGGACGTAGCTTATGCTAATAAGCAAATATGAATAAGTGAGGATTCAATTATGATTACGGTACGAGAGAAAGTTCGCTTTGTTGAAACAGATATGATGGGTGTTGTACATCATGCTAACTATTTTCGTTGGTTTGAAATGGGGCGAGTAGAATATTTAAGACAGGTTAACATATCTTTGCTTGAAATGATGGCTGATAACATTGTTTTTCCAATTACTCATGTAGATTGTCAGTATCGTGCTTCTGCCAAATTTGATGATCATATTTTAATTGAAACAACAATGACGGAAGTATCACCAGTAAAAATGGTTTTTACATATAAAATTGTTCGGGAAGCCGATGGTGTA
Proteins encoded in this window:
- a CDS encoding tetratricopeptide repeat-containing glycosyltransferase family 2 protein, which translates into the protein MITISLCLIVKNEENTLGRCLESVKNAMDEITIVDTGSTDKTKEIAARYTEKIYDFTWIDDFGAARNFAFSHATQDYIMWLDADDVLLENDLQKLLLLKQDLDSTVDSVTMNYNLASDANGNIVSSLRRNRLVKRARQFQWIGAVHEYLAVNGKIIDSDVTVTHKKERCDTADRNLKIYEKRIADGEVFSPRDLFYYANELVDHHIYEKAVEYYQKFLDTKLGWVEDNISACGKLSDCFAFLRDEQQKLKYIYQSFEYDTPRPDFCCRLGYHFLNSQKYSLAIFWYKLALDLKDSSNHSSLKNYACSTWLPHLQLCVCYSKLGENETALEHNKNAESYVPNHPSVLYNKEYFEKLFNS
- a CDS encoding collagen-like protein; translation: MDTIGLQLRRLLPGTINPNDIVLFETVLSSFGPVLYNPLTGVVILIKTGRYLVNWSVATESSPGSSGITFSIVTTQADEVLVSSPLTMGPVAGSALIQVDVAPIGLGLVNRTPNSVTFSPLVPIKATLVIAEVPEEVGVTGPTGATGAPGAPGAPGAPGAPGAPGATGATGATGTASATGSTGATGPTGDAGATGPTGAGSTGATGATGDAGPTGATGATGPTGDAGATGATGATGDAGATGATGATGDTGPTGDAGATGATGDTGPTGATGDTGPTGATGDAGPTGATGATGPTGDAGATGATGATGATGATGDTGPTGDAGATGATGDTGPTGATGDTGPTGPTGDAGTTGATGDTGPTGDAGATGATGATGDAGVTGATGDAGVTGATGDAGATGATGDTGPTGDAGATGATGDAGATGATGATGDTGPTGDTGPTGATGDAGATGDTGPTGATGDTGPTGATGATGDTGPTGDAGVTGATGDTGPTGATGDTGPTGDTGPTGATGDTGPTGATGDAGATGDAGATGATGDAGATGDAGATGATGDTGPTGATGDTGPTGDAGATGDAGATGATGDTGATGDAGATGATGATGDTGATGDTGPTGDAGATGDAGATGATGDTGPTGATGDTGPTGATGDTGATGDAGATGATGATGDAGATGATGATGDAGATGATGPTGATGATGP
- a CDS encoding collagen-like protein, translating into MTRFSPIVPKFPLCTSPANCCCIDTTKPTGPTGATGPTGATGPTGAIGPTGATGPTGAIGPTGATGPTGAIGPTGAIGPTGAIGPTGATGPTGAIGPTGAIGPTGAIGPTGAIGPTGAIGPTGATGPTGAAGPTGAAGGATGATGATGATGATGDAGATGATGATGDAGATGATGATGATGATGALGATGDAGATGATGATGDSGATGATGATGATGATGATGATGATGATGATGALGATGDAGATGATGTTGATGPTGAAGATGATGPTGATGDAGAAGATGATGATGDAGATGATGDAGATGATGATGAAGATGATGPTGATGDAGAAGATGATGATGDAGATGAAGDAGATGATGTTGATGATGATGLLGLSEYAYVYNLAAQVVALEADITFSDNGVIVGAITHAPGTTSIVLGSAGDYEISFIVAGVEPNQFTLFQNGAPVAGSTYGSGAGTQPNPGTLIITAAAGDVLTVRNHTSAAAVTLQTLAGGTQTNVNASIRIALISS
- a CDS encoding acyl-CoA thioesterase, yielding MITVREKVRFVETDMMGVVHHANYFRWFEMGRVEYLRQVNISLLEMMADNIVFPITHVDCQYRASAKFDDHILIETTMTEVSPVKMVFTYKIVREADGVLLATGSTQNVFTDNQGKIIRLPSRYISNLKMGFESVRE